Within Vicia villosa cultivar HV-30 ecotype Madison, WI linkage group LG1, Vvil1.0, whole genome shotgun sequence, the genomic segment AGTGATCACACATGAGAAAATGTTTCAAATAACCAATTTTTTTATACTATTTGTGTTTGACAGTTTTGGCTTCATATCACCATAAACAATGAATCTTTCACAAAGAGTTCCAAAATTCATGCATTTAAATGTTGTGTCTCATAGGTCggtgaatatttttttaaagagaatATGTTTTGTCATTTATAAGGAGTTATCGGTGCAGCTTATTGTACGTTTTCATCTATTTATATGTAAATAATATTACTCTTTATTGAATGCTTTGAGTATTCTTTAGTGGAAAATTGTATctagaaatataaataaattcaaGTCAATAAACAATAACCATTGGCGTGGTttggtttaataatttttttctcaaataatCTAGAATTAGCAAATCGAAATTGATGAAAAACAATTAAATTTGGTTAGATCAAAATGatactttaatttattttcttaaaactacttttaagggtatgtttggttcaaatgaaggGAAAGAGAGAGGAGaaattttaatggagggaaggggaggggaagagagagatttttttcaattatatgtatgtttggttcaaacaagGTGAGGAGAGGAGATGAGAGAGATTTTggttaaaatatatttgattcaCGAGGGGAGATGTTTAATAGTTTATATTTTTAaccttataattttatataagtgatatgatattctAAAGTGAAagtttcataaataattttttggaaataatatttgtaatattgaGTGATTGAAAAACTATAACTtacaatattatattaaaaagctGAGTATACTTATACATATTATAACTATCGACACAAAATATGCTAtttgttgataacaacttttgaatacataaaataatttatgattatatatatatatatatatatatatatatatatatatatatatatatatatatatatatatatatatatatatatatatcaaataggAGAATTTTGTAAATAAGAAATAAGAggattaaattttgaccattagatgtgataaatgattttctGTGAACCAAACACATGATAAAATAAGTTTTTTCCTGTCTATTTCATAACCTATCTTTATCATATTTTATATCTTATCATGTCTCTAACGTATTATGCGCACCCAATCATAAAATCAATATCCAAATTAATAGAAATTAAGATTGATTTAATttatagagtgaagacccattttggtccctcacaaatattacacgagtcaaattagtccctcacaaaaaaattgacccaacttaatcccttataaaatttaaccggatcatataagtccttctgctaatatttttctcaaatcggttttttctacttctaaaccgtgactggactgacacattaaattttttaaaatactaaattaatttttatttttaatttcatttttaaacagttatcaatgaataatatcaaaaaagccaaaattatttcttataaagtaatttttaaacaagtaatttctatgatttctactaatattaacaaattctatacataaatttttacctatgaggtctcaaatccaagtcccttcaagttaaatgattttcactttacaactagacaaatcaatttctatcgttaataaagtgactatcatttacaactagaaaaaatcaatttctattgttagtaaagcaactattatttacaacaagacaaatcaatttctattgttagtaaagtgattatcatttacaactagataaatcaatttctattgttaataaagtgattatcatttacaactagacaaatcaatttctacggttagtaaagtgactatcaataacaactagacaaatcaatttctattgttagtaaagtgactatcatttacaaatagacaaatcaatttctattgtattaaattgactgtcatttaatctgaagagacttaggttggagaccatattgatacaaattttgtattttttattttaaatttagaattgtttagagcctgagttcaactccttataagaaacaattttggcttttttatattattaatttataattgtttaaaaatgaaattaaaaataaaaatcaatttagtatttaaaaaatgaaaaacaaataaaatccaACCTGACAGTCCAGTCATggtttaaaactagaaaaaaaaatcaatttgagaaaaatattagcagaaagactaatatgatccggttaaattttataagggattaagttgggtcaatttttttgtgagggactaatttgactcgtaatatttgtgagggaccaaaatgggtcttcactctaatttatataaaagaaaaaatcaatcaaacatGCCAAACCTATTTCTTAATTACATATAGGCAAATAATAATAGTTGATGGGTTTAAATGCAAATATAAAAGTTGAGTCTCTTTTTCTAGATTTCTTTCAATCAGTAAATTTAAAAAGCTGGATTTCTTTCAATCAGATATGACATTGGCATCCACAgctttcttctttttccttcctGAGGTGAGCCCCATATCCCATTCTGTTGAATATGAAAAGCCTTATTACTCTTTATTTAAAAGGATATATAGTTGAAGTGTCAATGGCTCACTTGCAATACATCCTTACAATATAGTACCCTTGATTGTTTTCATTTGGACGATAGCATCATATACAAGCACATTTACCTCATCGATGACATATTTATACATTCCCTTCATTCTCAATGTGACGTGGCATCTTAGAAAAATCAACCTAATCTcagttattttaaataataaattattagtatatatttatattattttcaggATTTAACTCTGAATCTTCAACATTTTTAACtcttaattcaaaatttaaaatacagATTGTTGTAAGTCTTTTTGGTGGAAACAGTAGTAATCGTGAGTACTAGGTTGCAACACTgaaaaaacataataataaagcTAGAGGTAGAGGCTAGTTGAAGTGTTGGTGTGCCGGAATATTCTAGTATTCACGCCAGACAACTATGAACAGAAAAATTCCCTCAATGGCATAAATTCATTGGATTGGTAATGCTTCAGAAAGAGAGGAACATAACATTCTAGTAAATTGTAATCTCTGCTATTAAACTAATAAAGttgtaaattttataattttattgtcATGTGAAGCCATGCTAGATTTTTTTACCTACCTGCCACTATTCTGAAATAATAATACCAATATGCCCCATGTTAAAATTAAAACACCAAAATGCCACACTTTTAGTTCACGTCCGTCCAGGGGTTGGCCGGACCGGTGAAGACTTTTTTTTCCCAGTTGGGGTCCGGTCAGAGGTTGGCCGGACTCTAACTGgcccttttttttttcattttttttttaaaaaatgatttaaatcaattaaaataaaaaaaataaaaaaaacagaaaaaaaaggCTTTAGAGTCCGGCCAACCCCTGGACGGACTCCAACGGGGAAAAAAAATCTTCACCGGTCCGGCCAACTCCTGGACGGACGTGAACTAAAAGTGTGGCATTtgagtatttttttttcatttcatgacATTTTGGTATTATCTTTTCATTATTGGGGCAGGTAGGTAAAAAAATCGCCATGCTATGCTAGTCCATCGATTATTCCATAAACAAATTCTGACGAGTTTGCAACAGAATATACATGATTGCAATATGTTCTTTCATAAGAGAGGATCAGAGGAGAGAAAGTCCTTAGACCAAATGATTCTTGCCAAAGGACTCTATTTGGTAGTACTAAAAAATAGTGGAAAAATATTACTCCATCTTTCTCAAATTACgtgttgtttattatttttgtttaaaatatttgtttatttatagtatataaatataatatattaatttttattaaaatatcttaatttatttaactattttattaataaagatattttaataaataaaactattttattataGAAATCAACACAACTACCCATTATTTCTAACAATGTGTGTAACTCAAATGAACACCTAATTTGAGAATAATGGTGTAGGTTCATGAGAGCTGAATTTGTAAGTTAATATAGTAGTATAGTTTACAGTTGTTTCTTCCGGTAAAGAATTTTTTCTTAAGAAAATCTCTTATCCTACTCCTTAGAGTTATTAGACATCATGTGTGTTTTTAAAAATaccttttatttttgtaaatgtaTTTTCGGATGCATTTATTTCTTAATCAACGTCATAATTTTccatatatacatatatgaaaGGGTTAAATGGTATTCCCCCTGTCAATAGGGCGTGTTTCAGAATTGCCCCcctgaatattttttttaaagatcacaccctcataaaaataaaaaaccagtTTAACCACACCCTCTTACCACCATTGTTGACTGGGTAGTTGAATATTGGGTGACATGGCAAAGACCAATTGCTGACTGTGTTTTTTATTGATTGCTAGGGTAAGCTTCTTCCCCATTTGTACGAGATTCATTTCCATTGTTCTTTCTCACCCTGTTCTTCCTCACCTTGTTCTTCCTCGTCCGTTCAAATCGTTCATCGCAGAGCCATGGTTGGAAGAAGTTCACGCGCGAGCACGGTTGGGTCAGTATCATCGCATGATTTGCCCAGATGTGGGTGTGGTAACACGATGAAGATGTGGAGAGCCAACACAGTGCAAAATCCCAACCGAAAATTCTGGAAATGTCGAAGCTCTGGGGTGAGTACGTTTATGTCATCATATAGTATTGATTTTTCTTATGCTAATTCAGTTTCCATATCCTTTTGTGTAGACTGTTAATAGCTGTGAACTATTTCTATGGGATGATGAAATACTCCATTTCAGCAAAGGAGAAACTGTCACTTCACCATTTTGTAAGAAGTGTGATATACTACAATTGAAATTGGAATCAGTGTCAACCAAATTGGAGAAAGCGAAGATGAAGGTTGAAGTTCAGAAAAGGAAAAACATGCAGCTTAGGATAGCTCTTATTGTGTGTTGTATGATTGTTGTATGTATTTACAATTTCATGTAATCTGTCTAATTTAGTTAAGTTTGATTGATGTAATTTTCAATGATGTGTAATATACTTGGAAACATCTTTTTAATGGAAGGAGATTCATGCCTTTTTTAAGAGTTTACTTTGCTGTCAATATGGTGAGGCACACTATTACATATTGCTGTAATAACCAAAAGCATACATGTGCATAATTCAGAACAAAAAGGAATAATAGATGCATAATTGAGTTGATACCAAAAGCACCTTATGTGCATAAACTAGTTTACATCAAAAGCACATATGTGCATAATTCAGATCATATATAAATAACAGATGCATAATTGAGTTGATACCAAAAGCACCTTATGTGCATAATTAGTTCATTACCAAAAGACATTAAAAGCACAAATGTGCATAATTCTGTTTACAAGAAAAGCACCAAATGTGCATAAACCATAAAACCACATGAAGCACCAAAATGTGCAATTCAGTCAATACACAAAGACATAGTGCAAGTCAGTCATTACAAAAGGCACCAACATGTGCAACAGACAAAGTAAACAGACATAGTAAACTACAAGTCATTGATAGACTTCTTTTTAGGGGTCTTCTTCATAGTCTTCTTAGGAAtagtcttcttcttcctttgtGAGTCATTGCCATCACCCTTTTGCTGGTCTGAGATGAATACATATCTCTTCTCTATTCCAATATCTTCCATTAACAGCTGTATAAACCACTTCCAAGATTCTTTTGTTTCTGTTTCAACAACCCCAAATGCCAATGGAAAATATTGATCATTGGGGTCCCTTCCCACTGCTATCAATAACTGCCCTCCATACTTAGTCTTCAAATGACAGCCATCAACCCCAATAAAAGATCTACAACAATGTATGAACCCTTTGTTTACATCCCTCAAAACAGAAATAGAATGAACCAAATCTTGGTTGGATGGAAGGTGATGGCCTCTCAATGTTGATCTTTACAGTGTTTCCAGCACTCACCCTGCGCAATTCAGCTGCATACCTCCACAAGTTTGAATATTGCTTGTCTGCATCCCCTTCTATCATTTGTCTTGCTATCATTTTTGCTTTCCATGCCCTGCCCACAGTGATCCCCACTCCATAATTTTGCCTCATATCTTGAATAATATCACTTATCCTCAAGTTTTCACAGGTCTGCATTTTCTTAACAACTGCCTTGGCCACCCACTTTGAATTTGCAGTTTTGTTATCcaaaaccctagcacatgtgtgggTGTCCTTTATAGTCTTAATTGCATAAGTGTGCTTGTGGCCCACTTTGGAACATAGCATTAAAAAACCACACTTGGCTTTACATTCAACTCTCACCCTATACCCCTCATTTTTAACAAATGTTATTTCCCTACCATTTAAAACTGTCCACTCACGTATAGCCTCCCTAAAGTCATCTAGGGAAGTGAACTCCATGCCCCACTTAAACTTAAAGTCCTTTGTAAGTTGTTCCTTCTTGAACTTTTCAAACTTAAGTTTTTTGTCATCTTCTGAGTTATCAGGGTCAGAACTATTAAGCTCTTCACTAAGGTATTCCTCTTCATCCTCATCatcatatttcttcttctttggacatGGTAACAAGCCTGCAATGACTGGACCCTCCCTAATTGGTACAGTTACATCAATACCATCAAGATCATAAAACCCATCAACAATGGCAGTTGTCctttcatcctcactatcattaAAACCTTCAATAAATTCTTCATCACTAACCTCTAAATCAAACACATACTTAGGGGTGACATTCCCAACTACACTTGGATCATGTTCAACAAAAATTTCCCCATCCACTTGCATCGCACAACAATATGCAGCAAAATCATAGGCATCCCCATCATTTGTAATCTGAAAGTAATTAGGGTCTATGTCAACTATCTTGGTCCACAGCCTAAAACAACCTTCTAAGTACCACCACCCCTATAAATCGTTTCACCATTGTTATCAATAAACTCTCCTCCATGTCGAAACAGAGCATTAAACAGAACATTGGGCTGAAATGTAAAACGTAATGTAAGATAAAAGTTTGCAAACCATGATACAAGCAAGTTACAGACTTCGATTAATGGAACTAACCTCTGAACATTCACCGTTGCCGTCCATTGCTTCGTCTTCCTCCACTTCCTTCTGCTTCCGGTTCGTCTTCTCCAGCGCCAACAATGAACCCTAGAATTTCTATTTCACGGGGGGGAACTTAAAGAAAGTTTaaggaattttaattttaaaatgtggTCTTTGCCATGTCACTCAATATTCAACTACCCAGTCAGCAATGGTAGTAAGAGGGTGTGGTTAAactggttttttatttttatgagggtgtgatctttaaaaaaaatattcaggGGGGCAATTCTGAAACACGCCCTATTGGCAGGGGGGAATACCATTTAACCCTATATGAAATATGTCCGTAGGTATATTTACAGAAGAAACTCAAAAACAGAAAACCAGAAAATCAACATTGCAACGATAAAAACAACATTCGTAAATTGAAAACGGCATTACATTGATGATTTcaacagaaaattaaatattacatttcaatAGCCCGGTGGACGCTTGCACGTCTATAAGATTTGCTCGACCGTTCTTCGTACCGTCGCTACCAACTCGAgcaagattttctcttcaaactcGAAATACGTTCGCCACATCGCCAAAACATCTTCTCGGTTTTTGAGCTCAAAGTTACTGCAAACGACGTTCCCTTCGTTGTCAACTGAAGGTGAAAGATACTCGAGCTTCACAACCTTTTGTTTATCTCTGAAAGGTAGGCGATAGTGAATTTCGTCAATGATATCATCGAGCGGGGTGTGTAATCGTTGAGTTTGAATGTCCGCCCTAGTGTTTTGCCATCAGAGTAGGAGACACTTGTGACATACCAACGGATGTTAATATCATATTGAggcatttttgtgtttgtgtgaaagaaaacaaaagaaagcCCAAATTTATAGAAAACCTAGGTGAACATGGACTACCCATTTTCTGTCACACAACATTCCCTAGTTATATCCACTGGAATAACCTAGATATTTTTGTTTCTTATGTATATCTACGGAAAATACCCAAGGACTGTATCTTAAGAAGCTTCCATAAATACATCTCTGAAATTTTCGCTGTTACATTTTTTGCAGCAGAAcaaaataataaggaaaatgAGTATATTGCAATTGGGaaaa encodes:
- the LOC131643632 gene encoding uncharacterized protein LOC131643632 → MVGRSSRASTVGSVSSHDLPRCGCGNTMKMWRANTVQNPNRKFWKCRSSGTVNSCELFLWDDEILHFSKGETVTSPFCKKCDILQLKLESVSTKLEKAKMKVEVQKRKNMQLRIALIVCCMIVVCIYNFM
- the LOC131643640 gene encoding uncharacterized protein LOC131643640, which encodes MDGNGECSEPNVLFNALFRHGGEFIDNNGETIYRGGVDGEIFVEHDPSVVGNVTPKYVFDLEVSDEEFIEGFNDSEDERTTAIVDGFYDLDGIDVTVPIREGPVIAGLLPCPKKKKYDDEDEEEYLSEELNSSDPDNSEDDKKLKFEKFKKEQLTKDFKFKWGMEFTSLDDFREAIREWTVLNGREITFVKNEGYRVRVECKAKCGFLMLCSKVGHKHTYAIKTIKDTHTCARVLDNKTANSKWVAKAVVKKMQTCENLRISDIIQDMRQNYGVGITVGRAWKAKMIARQMIEGDADKQYSNLWRYAAELRRTKYGGQLLIAVGRDPNDQYFPLAFGVVETETKESWKWFIQLLMEDIGIEKRYVFISDQQKGDGNDSQRKKKTIPKKTMKKTPKKKSINDL